The following are encoded together in the Nocardioides okcheonensis genome:
- the glf gene encoding UDP-galactopyranose mutase, which produces MSHPDIVIVGSGLFGLTVAERCAEELGLRVLVLERRHHLGGNAYSERDPETGVEVHKYGAHLFHTSNERVWEYANRFTSFTDYRHKVFGKYQGQVYSLPLNLALINQFFGKSHTPDEARALIAEQASEFDTAAATNLEEKAISLIGRPLYEAFIKGYTAKQWQTDPTELSADIITRLPVRYTFQNGWFSDTYEGLPVDGYTAWLTRMADHPNIEVRLETDFFDVADEFKGTVPIVYTGPVDEYFGNSEGRLSWRTVDLEESVVDTDDFQGTGVVNYNDQEVPYTRIIEFKHFHPEREKTHLPGKSVIVHEYSRFAEEGDEPYYPVNTAEDRAKLLKYRELAQAEPMVLFGGRLGTYQYLDMHMAIGAALSMFDNKLKPHFTEGAELKSGGIEA; this is translated from the coding sequence TTGTCCCACCCCGACATCGTCATCGTCGGCTCCGGCCTCTTCGGCCTCACGGTCGCCGAGCGCTGCGCCGAGGAGCTCGGGCTGCGCGTGCTCGTCCTCGAGCGCCGCCACCACCTCGGCGGCAACGCGTACTCCGAGCGCGACCCCGAGACCGGGGTGGAGGTGCACAAGTACGGCGCCCACCTCTTCCACACCTCCAACGAGCGGGTGTGGGAGTACGCCAACCGGTTCACCTCCTTCACCGACTACCGCCACAAGGTGTTCGGGAAGTACCAGGGGCAGGTCTACTCGCTGCCGCTCAACCTGGCGCTGATCAACCAGTTCTTCGGCAAGTCCCACACGCCCGACGAGGCGCGGGCCCTGATCGCCGAGCAGGCCTCCGAGTTCGACACGGCCGCCGCGACCAACCTCGAGGAGAAGGCGATCAGCCTGATCGGCCGCCCGCTCTACGAGGCGTTCATCAAGGGCTACACCGCCAAGCAGTGGCAGACCGACCCCACCGAGCTGAGCGCGGACATCATCACCCGCCTCCCGGTGCGCTACACGTTCCAGAACGGCTGGTTCAGCGACACCTACGAGGGCCTCCCGGTCGACGGCTACACCGCGTGGCTGACCCGGATGGCCGACCACCCGAACATCGAGGTGCGCCTCGAGACCGACTTCTTCGACGTCGCCGACGAGTTCAAGGGCACCGTCCCGATCGTCTACACCGGTCCCGTCGACGAGTACTTCGGCAACTCCGAGGGCCGCCTGTCGTGGCGGACCGTCGACCTCGAGGAGAGCGTCGTCGACACCGACGACTTCCAGGGCACGGGCGTGGTCAACTACAACGACCAGGAGGTGCCCTACACCCGGATCATCGAGTTCAAGCACTTCCACCCCGAGCGGGAGAAGACCCACCTGCCCGGCAAGAGCGTGATCGTCCACGAGTACAGCCGCTTCGCCGAGGAGGGCGACGAGCCGTACTACCCGGTCAACACCGCCGAGGACCGCGCCAAGCTGCTGAAGTACCGCGAGCTCGCCCAGGCCGAGCCGATGGTCCTGTTCGGTGGCCGGCTCGGCACCTACCAGTACCTCGACATGCACATGGCCATCGGGGCCGCCCTGTCGATGTTCGACAACAAGCTCAAGCCGCACTTCACCGAGGGCGCCGAGCTCAAGAGCGGAGGCATCGAGGCATGA